The Xiphophorus couchianus chromosome 6, X_couchianus-1.0, whole genome shotgun sequence genomic interval tttttttccaggatggagtaattataaaataaaaatttaagcaTAAATAATGAACAGGtttgaatcttttaaaaaatttttctaAACCACACAGAGTCAAGTTTATACCAACTGGTTCAAGCAAATTGGACCTCCAAAACTTGCTTTTTGGGAAATCCCTTCCTAATGCTTTCAATCCTTCTTTAAACCCGTTtggatgtgtgtttgggatcatttcCCAGTTTTAACTATCTGACTGTTGATTTGAAGTGAAGCAGCAATCACTAAGTACGCAAAAAGGTACCAATGTCCTGTTCCTACCTGTCCCCTTCAATAACTATTAACATGTTTCAAGAATAGTCATCAAACAAATCCCAGAGGTAAAAACTGGCCCATATTGCTTCTCTTTCTGCTCCTCGCTattgttttcttgttcttgCAAAGCCGGTTTATGGCTTCTTGTGATACTTCAATTGGATATCATGTGTCCCAAGGATCCAGTGAAAACAGcatacagacattttttttgcatattcatCATCTCAAGTTGCTGTAATCTGTGTAATCAGGAAGGTGGTGTGTAAGCACCATAAAATCGAGCAATAAACTTACCACCGCTACTATACACTTCGTCTTCTTCGCGAGATaactggagaaaaacagaaatgacagTTTAGGATAGGCTTCGTTTTTTAAAAgctcagttttaaaaaactgtttatcatcAGCATATCATTACAATCTAATATGCAAATGCTTCATATTTGTAGTGTATGTGAGGCTCCAATTAAGGAATCATTTTTAGTTTGGGGTGAatgctgaaatgaaaatatatgaCAAGAGATCTTTTATAGAGATGCGTATTTACGTCTACTTCAGATTTCAACATTATTCTGGACTCCAGCAGAACTAAGGATTTAGCATCATGTTCACTTCCCaaggaaagaaacattttcactgaaaggttgtaaagaaagcaaatatttaatttgactcTACATCCATCATTCTGACAAATTATACTCACCCATTCCAGCATTACTTCCTGGACAGAGAActgagaaaacagtaaaaaaaaaacatttgtagtcAGAATCTTGAATGATTCAAATTGTTCAACACACAGTCccaaccagaagtttacatacactcatcaTGTGGATGAAAGTCATTTTACTTTTGTGGTCTTCAATGGTCAATTTAAAGACTTATTTCCTGAGTGAACTGATCAGAAAACCACCAGCTTCAATAAGTTATCATTGGGTGCACAAGTTCAAATTAATTATGGACTTCTCAAATTCAGACAGGGTCAAAATAGAATGTAAAATTAATCACAGATACTAATATTTGGTCTCTTAATTTGTAGAGAAACCACAGACTTTTTCTTCATTGACTGAATTGACATAGCGGTTTTCTAGTCATACTGACTGTTCAAACCACTTAACATTTGAGTCCAGGTTTCACATGAACATGCTACATGAGGAAGCTGGAATTGAGTCAACAACTTTCAGGCTGCAAGACATCTACTCTCCCCATAGACTTGGAACCAATCATGTCCAAGTCTTAACAAACCGACCCAGACAGTCACCCTAAGATAAAATGAAACTAGGATGTTCAAGAACAACCCAGGAACCGCCAGGCTTCAGACCTTCTTATACCGAAGATGTTGTTTCATCAACCTGATCGCTCACAGAGAAACAAGTTTTCAATCAACCATGTGCTGAGAGTACAGCTCAAGATGGAAGAAGCGTGGTGAAATATGCCACCAGAtacagtttgtttatttgattctgtttacttaaaaaaactccctaataaatttaaacttgtgCATTCAGTTCTTATTTTTGAAAGTCATTGAAGTTGCTTTCAGAATAATCAATCCAccctgagaaaaaaataacacttcaGTGCTTCTTTATGATTAAAACATCATTCATGCCGTGATGGGTGTATGTTAGCTTTTCAGAGACTACAGATGACCCACCTGAGTACGTCCTGGGCAGGCAGAAGGTCACTTTTACCCCGGACTTCCCCACTGGTGCTACGACTACCGTGTAGACGTCCCCGCAGGTTCCCTCCTGGATGTCACAGTACATGCTGCCTGCAGCAGCAAAGCAGGTGTAGTTGGCCCCGGTCCCATAAAGCTCTACTGTATGGTTATAAGCCTGAGGGCTTGAAGAACGCCAGTACACCCTGAGCGAGTTGTTGGTGCGGCGATACAGCTTGACGCCTGTTGGACAGCATGCACctaaaagaaaggaaatgagtGTCTTGTCATTGTTTGTACTGATTGATTATTAGTTATTTTGTCTGTCATGTCTCTGCACAGggtaaatgtcagaaatgtgtgtgtgtgtgtattcattCTCACTGGATGAGAATCCTCGATATTGGCACTGGGACCTGTATCCCGTGCTGCTGATGGCGTCCAGTTGGACGCTGTAGTTGGTGCCACAGGTGATGCAGCCCATCAGGCAGTGAGTGTCTAGAGTGTGACATTTGGCTTCCCCGCGTGGGGACATTAGGGTGGCTATGTAGGAGCCGGCGCCGGTTCCGGGCGACCAGGTCAGGTTGGTCATAGCCTGGGTAACCTGGGTGACGTTTACAGTCGATGGGCAGCAAGGACCTcaggcagaaaaacagacattaagTATTTATGCTGGGATATTTCTCACATTCTGGATCTGAATTTGTAAGGAAAGTAGATGACCTAACCACTTTTAAGAGAACGTAAATCTTGTAGCCAAAATACACTGTTGTACCTGTTTCCAGAGTTTTGCTGTATCCAGGCAGACTTTTTCCGACTGCTGTGGAGGCCACAGCTGTGACTTCGTAGATTGTGCCGCAGGACAGCTGCGTGAGCTCACAGAAGTTATTTCTCGACTGGCAGGTGTATTTGTCGTAGCGTCCAGTAGCACTGATGGTGTAGTTTGTATTGGGGGAGTTTGGGGTGGATATCAGGACTTTGTATGTGGAGTTGGTGGTCTGTGTCATATTCAGGATCTCTGGCGCACATGGAGCTGCAGCAAGGAGGGCAGGAGAAAACAGAGGCTTTAGAAGAATACATTTGATTACTGTAAGGttgaatttaaacaattttattgttCAATTTCATGTTTAAGGCTCCACATTAAAAAATTCACTGGCTTCCCCCTTATGTTTGTGCAAAGTATGCAGGATCATCCAAAAGAGTTCAAACCactttattgagattttatccAAGCAAAGAGTAgttgcaaaatatattttttattaaataaaaatctaaaaagtgtgagGTGGTTCACGTCAAGAAACTTTTTTGTGGTGTAAACGCTTCCGCAATCCACTGTGAGGTACCTCTCCTCATTTGACTGCATCtaatagtttttattgtgaCCCATCTGTACCTGTCTCCTGTTTGTATGGTGTGCAAGTATAGTTGCACCCTCGTAACTCGCTGCAGGGGGTCACAGTCACAGAGTAGAGGGAGTTGCATGTCAGGTCTGAGAGAGCACAGACTGGCGACGTGTCGTTGCAGTGCAGGACATTGTTGGTCTGAGCTGCTGTGGTCTCGTACAACTCAGCCCCCTTGACTGGGGACCACATGACCTCGAGTGTCTCTGTGGACACCAGCTTCACGGATACATCCTGTGGACAACAAGGTACTGGGAAGGAGGAGACagggagaaaagaagaaatgcagAGAAACAACAATTAATGTATGTGCACATAGGTGGAGCCTACGTTGCTAAAGTAAACTACATTCTCACTGGTTGTGTAGTTGCGGACATCTGCGAAGAGGCTGGTGCCGGCCTGGTTGTAGGGGAACACGCTGGTGAGGTACGTGTAGCCACACATGCAGAAGAACTGGCAGGTGGTCTTTGTGGTGTTGCAGGACTTCTCTGTCCCATCATCCCTCTTTATGAAAGCCACATAGTACTCCACCAGGGGCACCTTCTCCCACACCACCGAGCAGTTCCCGGCAATGGGCTCCTCCACCCAGATGTTCTCTGGGGGACATGGGTCTGTCAACGGCACAGAACAACAACTTAGCATTAAACAAGAAGCCTTGGTTATAGGAAGCCTTCCTTGttgacttttaaacaaaaattcaatgacgctctttttttttgtacaagaaCATGGACGTGTGTGATGAACTCACATGTAATGTAGCCAACCGATTGTGAGGGGCTACTGGGTCCAGCATCGTTGTAGGCTGTAACGGTGATAGAGTGGTTCTGACCACACTCCTGAGGTGAGATGAAGCAGTAACTGTCACTCGTGTTACAGTTTTGGCCATTTGAGGCCAGGACCAAGTAGCTGTTAGCCCCCTGCACTGTCATCCAGTAAACAGCAATTCCAAGAGATCGACCCGGAGTCAGCTGGACTTGGGTTACATCTGGGCTCGGAGgacctggagaaaaacaaataaatcgaAGGTTGTCAGAGTTTTTACATCCAGACTGTAGAGATTATGTTATGGGTCTGCAACCTCTACAATCCAAAGAGCCGTACACTTAATCAACCtaattaaaacttgtttagAACGCTTGAATATGTTTTAATCTAAACCATACCGTAGCAGGTCTAGCTGTATATTTGGTGTCACTGTGCTGCGGGAAGGTGAACCTCTACCTCACAGTCAGTTTTAGCTAATTTCCTTTCTCTGAATTGTGGGAAACTGCAAAGTGTACTGCTTTGGGTTTGTGGAGTGCGCAAATGATAGGTGtcgtgttaaaaatgttaacacgTTCAAAGAGGGATGGATTATTACTTTATGATTTAAACTTTTCCAGAATCATGTCTCATGTTTGCTATGTTTTCTGATGTTCTGATGTTCTTTGCTCATTAAAACACACCTCTGAGCACAGCGCTCCATTTTATTCAGGAGTGTCACAGTAaaggaggctgaatacaaaCGGGTGCTATTGAGTAAATCCTTTTTCACTtagtttgtcacataaaattataataaatatgttgAAGCTTGTGATTGCGACCAAACAAAACGTGGGAAAAAATGCAGCTTACGGGTGATCTGGCAGACAGTGAGGTCATCACCGGTCCGACCCTCAGCGTCCCAAGCCATGCCCTTGATACAGTAGGAAACTCCTGGTTCGAGTTTGTCAAACGTCACCGTGGTGTCAGTGGTGTTAAGTATGAGGCGGGTGCTGGAGCCTTCTTGGATCATAATCAGTGTGTAGCGGATTGCGTGCTCCACCGGGGGCCAGGTCACAAGGATGGAGTCATTGCTGGGGGAGGATGTGTTCAACTTGGGGGCAATGACAACTACAAATCAGACAAGGAGGGAatataaagcagaaataaattaaagctcCTTACTTTATCTCTAGTTGCCTTTTTgctgtgaaatgtaaaaaaattcaTTTGTGATCATATTACATTCATTTACTATTCATAAAGAGATGCAGCCTATTTCCCATGGTGTCTTTTtacaagaaatgaaaatagtACATTACAAAAGAATGGATAAAGTTTCCACCTTCCTGCTTTTACCACAACAAGCATAAAATCAGTGACAATGGGCAGTGAAATAACAAGCCCTTATTGCCAGGAAAATGATAGAACAAGTTATTGTTTGGGTGGAACAACAGAAGGGCTGCATTTCATGCATGATACTGTACGCTGATTATACCATCTTGCATAAACTCATAACATGTTACACATGAGAGACTATAGAGGTATTTAATCCTACCTGTCCTGGCTTTGATGGGGTATGAAGGCTGGCTCCTTCCTCCGGAGTTGACAGACATGACGCTCAGAATGTAGTCGGTGTAGGGCTGCAGGCCCACCACCGTGCCCGGGGACTTTGCCGTTGGGGTCTCAAAGAAGAAATCCCCCGTTGTTGATTCTGCCCTCAGGATGTAGCTGGTTGCCCCTGAAACTTCCGCAAACTCAACAGTGATGCTGTCGCTGTTTTTGGAGTAGGCCTGGTCAATGCTCGGGACATCGGGAGCTGAAGATTAAATGACAAGAGCGAAattgaaaaatactgaaacacaTCAAACACACGTGTATAACAATGAATTCTTTAacagtagataaaaaaaaaacaaagtttctttAGAGATACAcatagattttttatttccaatatttttcattttggttgcTTCATTCACTtcacagaatgtgaaaaaaggaAATCTGTGATGATCGGTATatctaaatatttctttcatgaAATTTCAGTCTTGTATTTTTAAGAATATCTTGCTATCAAGAAGATCTGAAAAAGTAACAGTATTTCTTGGCattaaattttatgttgtttgaaAGTTGATTTCCTTATAAATTATGCCAAGTTTGTCAGGAGAATGTATTTGTGTGTTGCGTACCTAGTGGAGTTGAGTATGTGAAATCCACTCTGCTAATGCCAGACAGCTTATTTTATATTGGACTTGATGGTGAATGGTTGTTAAACTACCAATATGCCttgttttttcaatttcttcattttattagCAGGTGACTTTGTAGCGTGAGGAAAACCTGTACACAACCATAACCGCCTAGTGCCTCCTCACACGCTGCTGTGGGATGGCAGCTGATTCCTAAACCATAATTTGTCAATCTggttatgttgtttttctaagCTGACCCCACAACGGCTCAATAGAGTTGAGGTCAAGACCAGAGGCCAGAGGCAGGCCATTCAATCCCCTTCTCCTCCAAATTCTGGAAGTAGTTTCTAAAACACTCTGTCCTCTCGGGGCAATCATTGACGTCTTGTAGGATAGAGTTTAGTCTCCAAAAGTGGACACGTTCGACCGCCTGGTTTTAGAATCTGAATTGAATATCTCTCCGTATTGATATTTCCTCCAATAATGACCTGCCTTGTTTTTCCATTGAGGAAGATGCTGCTTtaaaccagtggtccccaacctttttatcacCGTGGCCCAGAGCTTGGGGGCCACTGCTTTAGACAACAATACTGTCTCTACCAAAAACTACTTACCACTGGCAGAGTATCAGACAGAGGATTTGACCCAGGTAaaccacaaatttattttctttacagatgTGGCatcattaaaagaaacattgttACAAGGAAGAAATCAAGGATGGAACAAGAgtcttctttcttcttgttttaatttaagatttatgtcagaaatatttcaaagacCTTATAACAAAAAAGTCATGATGTTTTTCCAGATGTCCTACAGGAATGAATTATTTCCTCAAAGAATAAAGGGAAACATTTTTGCGATAATTATGAGAAATAGACATGTGATCGTAAACTAAAAATTTAAAGcacaactaaatattttcaaattttcgcTACACACAAATGTGTTGGATTTCATAAAAGTTAAGACTTTTGGAGTTCCTTTGAGCCTGAATCTTCCTCACTCTCCCATCTCACTGTGTTTGTTATCCACTGACCTGTTGTCTCCACCGTCTCTGCGCTGCTGAGGACATTGAGCGCATTGTCCATGGCCTCCAGCTGCATGGTGTACACTGTGCTTGGTGACAGCGAGTTCACCGAGCCCATCACCGTGTTGCCGCTGAACTGGGCGAAGACCGGCCTCGCGGGAGAGTTCTTGGGGGTCGCTGTGATCTTGTAGGAGCTGGCACCGGAGTGGACGCTCCACTGCACCGTCATGCTCTTTGATGTCACCGTAAATACCGACAGAGTGATGTCTGGGGACAAAAAggagatggagagaaagaaaacatttacttatGTTACTGACGCGCAGATTTGAGTTTTCCAAACATCCTGCATGTACATTCTTCTTCCAAATGAATATGAAGATAACTCACCATTTTGAGCGGTGCATACCTGAAAAGGACAAAATAGGCGGTTTAATGAGTGAAACAAAGATCGTGATATCTTGATGATTAATGGCAGGGCATAATTCCAGGAGCAGCAAGCTGTTGGTATTCCACATTATATCCTGGAGCCAATTATGCCCTGGATCATATTCTGGGAGCATGAGAGGCAGCAGGCTGCACATTACCTTCACTCAACACAGATTTCAGACCTTCTCAGTGCAGGTATTTCTTTCAGGTCGGAATGAATTTGCCTATTGAGCTAAGGATGGGCCTGCTGCATGCACTTGTTGAAAGCATGGACATTCAAAAGGTCCTGTGTTCGTGTACTTCAAAAATCCATCTCCTTCACAGTTAATAATCTAAATATCCtacaaacaaatgtaaacagtgcttttcaaagataatGGGGTGTGTAATCCTTGTTCTAGTTTTGTTGTAGGTCCAATGATAGCACCAATAAAAGTCAGCACTTACCCCTGTAAAGGTCAAtagaagaaaaagtttgatCCTGTGCAAGCGCACCATTCCCATGCTGTCTGTGTTTTCCTGCCTGGAGCAGAAATGCGTGATGCTGTTTCTCAGAGTGACTTCAGGGCAATGACTCAGGCTTAAATTCAacgttattttttttcctccctctcagATGAGACGACAGGTGCTTTCTTGTTTCAGCAAATACCAAAAAGCCCAAAGGCTGTAACTCCACCCCTCAGAGGGGGTGTTAAAGTGACCTATAGGAGTCAGAGATGGGGGTTCGCCTTCGTTAGATGAGGACGTTGATAATGACGTGTATATTACAAGTTATTCAAGAGTGTTGTAcctgttctttttattattatagaaAAACACGTCTGGCAACCGGATCCTGCATATTAGCTGTGAATCTTTTGTTAAGAAAAGATAAGCTTAGACAAGGGATGACCCATATACGCTGCTTATGTGTCTGGAAGGAAACTAAAATGATCTTCTTAGCAACAGTTTGATTCCTCCGGTTCTCTCACTTTCCGGTTCCTGATTCTGAGTaattaaaggtttttctttagGTTGTTGATCTGTTTACaatcttacttttatttgaccaataaatgtaaacattttagttCAAAAAGGAGATATAAACACATTGATTATGTGCAGCGTGTCTACTTCATAGTAGAAAACATTaataggaaaagaaaatgttacagaACTCTAAATCCTCTGGGCCTTTGTCCAGAAATATTCCCATAAGAGGATGAGTATCTGTAATGAATGTGTATTCAGTGAACTGGGTGGGGGAATCCCA includes:
- the fndc7a gene encoding fibronectin type III domain-containing protein 7, which produces MGMVRLHRIKLFLLLTFTGVCTAQNDITLSVFTVTSKSMTVQWSVHSGASSYKITATPKNSPARPVFAQFSGNTVMGSVNSLSPSTVYTMQLEAMDNALNVLSSAETVETTAPDVPSIDQAYSKNSDSITVEFAEVSGATSYILRAESTTGDFFFETPTAKSPGTVVGLQPYTDYILSVMSVNSGGRSQPSYPIKARTVVIAPKLNTSSPSNDSILVTWPPVEHAIRYTLIMIQEGSSTRLILNTTDTTVTFDKLEPGVSYCIKGMAWDAEGRTGDDLTVCQITRPPSPDVTQVQLTPGRSLGIAVYWMTVQGANSYLVLASNGQNCNTSDSYCFISPQECGQNHSITVTAYNDAGPSSPSQSVGYITYPCPPENIWVEEPIAGNCSVVWEKVPLVEYYVAFIKRDDGTEKSCNTTKTTCQFFCMCGYTYLTSVFPYNQAGTSLFADVRNYTTIPCCPQDVSVKLVSTETLEVMWSPVKGAELYETTAAQTNNVLHCNDTSPVCALSDLTCNSLYSVTVTPCSELRGCNYTCTPYKQETAPCAPEILNMTQTTNSTYKVLISTPNSPNTNYTISATGRYDKYTCQSRNNFCELTQLSCGTIYEVTAVASTAVGKSLPGYSKTLETGPCCPSTVNVTQVTQAMTNLTWSPGTGAGSYIATLMSPRGEAKCHTLDTHCLMGCITCGTNYSVQLDAISSTGYRSQCQYRGFSSSACCPTGVKLYRRTNNSLRVYWRSSSPQAYNHTVELYGTGANYTCFAAAGSMYCDIQEGTCGDVYTVVVAPVGKSGVKVTFCLPRTYSVLCPGSNAGMVISRRRRSV